One Vibrio sp. CDRSL-10 TSBA genomic region harbors:
- the folD gene encoding bifunctional methylenetetrahydrofolate dehydrogenase/methenyltetrahydrofolate cyclohydrolase FolD, producing MTAQNIDGTLISQTVRSEVAARVKARTQAGLRAPGLAVVLVGEDPASQVYVGSKRRACEEVGFVSKSYDLPASATEAELLALVDQLNEDPEIDGILVQLPLPAGIDSTHVLERIIPEKDVDGFHPYNVGRLAQRIPKIRSCTPKGIITLLDRYNIPLRGKHAVVVGASNIVGRPMTLELLLAGCTTTTCHRFTKDLEHHVRQADVLVVAVGKPNFIPGAWIKEGAVVIDVGINRLDTGKLVGDVEYDVARSKASFITPVPGGVGPMTVASLIENTMLACEQYHTK from the coding sequence ATGACCGCTCAAAATATTGATGGGACACTCATTTCTCAAACAGTCCGCTCCGAAGTTGCGGCCCGTGTTAAGGCCCGCACTCAGGCAGGGCTACGCGCTCCCGGACTGGCTGTTGTGTTAGTGGGTGAAGACCCTGCTTCTCAAGTGTATGTCGGCAGCAAACGCCGCGCGTGTGAAGAAGTTGGCTTTGTATCTAAGTCGTATGACTTACCGGCCTCAGCCACTGAAGCCGAGCTGCTAGCCCTGGTTGACCAACTGAACGAAGATCCTGAAATCGACGGTATTCTGGTTCAGCTGCCACTACCAGCCGGAATTGACAGCACACATGTGCTGGAGCGTATTATTCCTGAGAAAGACGTTGATGGTTTCCATCCGTACAACGTGGGCCGTTTAGCGCAACGCATTCCAAAAATTCGCTCTTGTACGCCAAAAGGGATCATTACCCTGCTGGACCGTTACAATATCCCGCTGCGCGGCAAACACGCTGTTGTAGTCGGTGCGTCGAATATCGTTGGCCGTCCAATGACACTGGAACTGCTGCTGGCAGGTTGTACCACCACAACTTGTCACCGCTTCACTAAAGATCTGGAGCACCACGTACGTCAGGCTGACGTTCTGGTTGTCGCAGTGGGTAAACCTAACTTTATTCCGGGCGCCTGGATCAAAGAAGGTGCCGTGGTGATCGATGTCGGTATCAACCGTCTTGATACCGGTAAACTGGTTGGTGATGTGGAATATGATGTTGCGCGCAGCAAAGCCAGCTTCATCACTCCGGTACCGGGCGGTGTTGGTCCGATGACGGTTGCCAGCCTGATTGAAAACACCATGCTGGCGTGTGAGCAGTACCACACCAAATAG
- a CDS encoding LacI family DNA-binding transcriptional regulator gives MVTMLDVARRAGVSKSTVSRVLNGKNIVRPEVTQAVFRAIEETGYRPNLLARQLATQKTHFIGFVMTNALYNGPYFSSLVYHAAAFSEQHGHQLVLADGKHSAEDERNAINFLLDMKCAGIVVYPKYLTDSELTAIIESTTTPITVLNRHLEPYSVTTDHYHSAVMMMEHILQQGHRRIAFIRGTDGSVTGEIRYQAYCDQLAQRGLTLEPELIVQGDWTPESGFLAAQELASRHTDFSAVLCGNDDMALGAMKALTELGYTIPKDVSIAGFDNIKMGEFVTPSLTSVSVPLEQMIQKGILLALGEHKAAEALNLTGELNIRASIAAR, from the coding sequence ATGGTGACCATGCTGGACGTAGCCAGACGAGCTGGCGTATCGAAATCGACCGTATCACGTGTGCTGAACGGCAAAAACATCGTGCGTCCCGAAGTCACTCAGGCGGTATTTAGAGCAATAGAAGAGACAGGTTACCGCCCTAACCTGCTGGCCAGACAACTCGCCACGCAAAAGACCCACTTTATCGGTTTTGTCATGACCAACGCGCTGTATAACGGCCCGTATTTCTCCTCTTTGGTCTATCATGCCGCAGCTTTCAGCGAACAACATGGCCACCAGCTGGTGCTGGCCGATGGCAAGCACAGCGCCGAAGATGAACGCAACGCGATTAATTTTCTGCTCGATATGAAATGCGCCGGGATTGTGGTCTATCCGAAATACCTCACCGACAGTGAACTCACGGCAATCATCGAGTCCACCACGACTCCGATTACCGTGCTCAACCGCCACTTGGAGCCTTACAGCGTCACCACCGATCACTATCACAGTGCGGTGATGATGATGGAACATATTCTTCAGCAAGGGCATCGTCGCATCGCATTTATCCGCGGCACTGACGGCTCTGTGACGGGTGAAATCCGTTATCAGGCCTACTGCGATCAACTAGCTCAGCGGGGGCTGACTCTCGAACCGGAGTTAATCGTACAGGGCGACTGGACACCAGAAAGCGGCTTTCTGGCTGCGCAGGAACTCGCCAGCCGCCACACGGATTTCAGCGCCGTCCTGTGCGGCAACGATGACATGGCGCTGGGCGCGATGAAAGCGCTGACCGAGCTGGGTTACACCATTCCAAAAGATGTCTCAATTGCCGGTTTTGATAATATCAAGATGGGCGAATTTGTCACACCGAGCCTGACGTCCGTCAGCGTCCCGCTGGAGCAGATGATTCAAAAGGGTATCCTGCTCGCGTTGGGTGAACATAAGGCCGCCGAAGCACTGAACCTGACCGGCGAGCTCAATATCCGCGCTTCAATTGCCGCACGCTAA
- a CDS encoding ferredoxin--NADP reductase has translation MSSHSGYHRAQVVERVDWSAELFSLRVSHTPLDFVAGQFTKLGLETDDGELISRAYSLVNAPDTQNGHEFLITTVPHGKLSPSLHGLVAGDSIWVGDSAHGDLTRASVPEQTQDLWLLATGTGIGPFLSLLMGRQLAPRRIILVHGVRFARDLAYQALIHKLLNDYQGRLSYHPVVSREPMENMLQGRIPALIDSAALQDAAGVRLSPQHSFAMLCGNPDMIKDTIKSLQNQGLERYRHATGGNIIHERYW, from the coding sequence ATGAGTTCACATAGCGGATATCATCGCGCACAGGTTGTAGAACGTGTTGACTGGAGCGCAGAATTGTTTTCATTGCGCGTCTCTCATACGCCGCTGGACTTTGTCGCGGGTCAGTTTACCAAGCTGGGCCTGGAAACCGATGATGGTGAGTTAATTAGCCGTGCTTATTCACTGGTTAACGCCCCGGATACGCAAAACGGGCATGAATTTCTGATTACGACTGTGCCACACGGGAAACTCTCTCCCTCACTGCACGGACTGGTTGCGGGTGATAGCATCTGGGTCGGAGACAGTGCGCACGGCGATTTGACCCGGGCTTCTGTCCCGGAGCAGACCCAGGATTTGTGGTTGTTGGCCACGGGAACCGGGATCGGGCCTTTTCTTTCTTTGTTGATGGGGCGGCAACTCGCGCCGCGCAGAATCATACTGGTACATGGGGTGCGATTTGCCCGGGATTTGGCGTATCAGGCTTTGATTCACAAGCTATTAAACGATTATCAGGGCCGGCTTAGTTATCATCCGGTTGTCAGTCGCGAGCCGATGGAAAACATGCTGCAAGGGCGAATTCCTGCTCTGATTGACAGTGCTGCGCTTCAAGATGCAGCCGGAGTCAGGTTGTCACCACAGCACAGCTTTGCCATGTTATGCGGCAATCCGGATATGATTAAAGACACGATTAAATCACTGCAAAACCAGGGTCTGGAACGCTATCGTCACGCCACGGGCGGCAATATCATTCATGAACGCTACTGGTAG
- a CDS encoding 6-phospho-beta-glucosidase — translation MNNTFPNDFLWGGAVAAHQLEGGWDQDGKGVSVVDVLTAGAHGVQRRITDGVQPGEQYPNQVAIDFYNRYPQDIALFAEMGFKCFRTSIAWTRIFPNGDEAEPCEAGLKFYDDLFDELLKYGIEPVVTLSHFEMPYHLAKEHKGWMSRKVIDFFVKYSMTVIERYQHKVKYWMTFNEINNQKNTSADIFGWMCSGVKFSEYERPEEAMYQAVHHQFVASAMVVKQAHALNPNLQVGCMCAMVPFYPFSSKPDDVMLAEVAMRDRYFFSDVMVKGHYPSYAKRDWALKGYQIAIEEGDEAILKEGKADYMGFSYYMSNTVDSTVRNSNGESMDGSSEFSVKNPYVKASDWGWQIDPVGLRFSLASLYERYEVPLFIVENGFGAVDTIDENGEINDDYRIDYLREHIREMKKAVTIDGVDLMGYTPWGCIDLVSFTTGEMKKRYGFIYVDKHNDGSGTLERMKKKSFHWYKEVIASNGETL, via the coding sequence ATGAACAACACATTTCCAAACGATTTTCTCTGGGGCGGCGCGGTCGCGGCACACCAGCTGGAAGGTGGCTGGGATCAGGATGGTAAAGGCGTCAGCGTAGTCGATGTACTGACTGCCGGTGCCCATGGCGTACAGCGTCGTATTACCGATGGCGTACAACCGGGTGAGCAGTACCCTAACCAGGTCGCAATTGATTTTTATAACCGTTACCCGCAAGACATTGCCCTGTTTGCCGAAATGGGCTTTAAGTGCTTTCGCACCAGCATCGCCTGGACGCGTATTTTCCCGAATGGTGACGAGGCTGAGCCATGTGAAGCTGGCCTGAAATTCTACGACGACCTGTTTGACGAGCTGCTTAAATATGGTATCGAACCGGTCGTGACCCTGAGCCATTTCGAAATGCCGTATCACCTGGCCAAAGAACACAAAGGCTGGATGAGCCGCAAGGTGATCGATTTCTTCGTCAAGTATTCCATGACCGTGATTGAGCGCTACCAGCACAAGGTCAAATACTGGATGACCTTTAACGAGATTAATAACCAGAAGAACACCTCAGCGGATATCTTCGGCTGGATGTGCTCCGGGGTTAAATTCTCTGAATACGAGCGCCCGGAAGAAGCTATGTATCAGGCGGTACACCACCAGTTTGTCGCCAGTGCCATGGTAGTCAAACAGGCCCACGCGCTCAACCCGAATCTGCAGGTCGGCTGTATGTGCGCTATGGTGCCTTTCTACCCGTTCTCTTCGAAACCGGACGATGTAATGCTGGCCGAAGTCGCGATGCGTGACCGTTATTTCTTCTCGGACGTCATGGTTAAAGGCCATTACCCGTCTTACGCCAAACGCGACTGGGCACTGAAAGGCTATCAGATTGCCATTGAGGAGGGCGATGAAGCCATACTCAAAGAAGGCAAAGCCGATTACATGGGTTTCAGTTACTACATGTCAAACACAGTTGATTCCACCGTGCGTAACTCAAACGGTGAGAGCATGGACGGCAGCAGCGAATTCTCGGTGAAAAACCCGTATGTGAAAGCGAGTGACTGGGGCTGGCAAATTGACCCGGTTGGCCTGCGCTTCTCTCTCGCTTCGCTGTATGAACGCTATGAAGTGCCGCTGTTCATTGTCGAAAACGGCTTTGGCGCCGTGGACACCATCGATGAAAACGGCGAAATCAACGATGACTACCGTATCGATTATCTACGCGAGCACATCCGAGAAATGAAAAAAGCGGTCACCATTGATGGCGTCGATCTGATGGGTTACACCCCTTGGGGCTGTATTGACCTGGTCTCCTTTACCACCGGCGAAATGAAAAAGCGCTACGGCTTTATCTACGTGGATAAGCACAACGACGGCAGTGGTACGCTGGAGCGAATGAAGAAGAAGTCATTCCACTGGTACAAAGAGGTGATTGCTTCCAATGGGGAGACTCTCTAA
- a CDS encoding PTS transporter subunit EIIC, which translates to MATIRDYAQLAKDILSHVGGQENIISFTRCATRLRLVLKEVPDSAADQIKSLPGVITVVISGGQFQVVIGTHVADVYESLSGLVDQSLLQNSGNKVRIFDAVIASMSAIFAPIIFVLAAAGILQGALIVTRHFAPGVSESGTFAVLNFMSWTPFVFLPVFIAMTAAKHFRCNPFIAVLCSCALINPSWGEIAAQIANGELITFLSIPLAKTVYTASVLPPIFMVWGMSYVERFAKRVIPAVVSELFTPLVCMLVMVPLTLILIGPVTSAAASGIAASYNWLFDTFPPLAAALVGGVWQMIVVFGVHWGITPVVISNFDTYGRDSFQAFQSIAVIAQMAAAFAVGFKSRNKLFKTTSFLSRYYRDLRDYRASAVRCHATSEKTVYVRLYRWCDWRCRHQPVWQLLLRLCGSAWPADDCQRHQSGEPDVLYRPAGGCCDCNCRHHHTGVHDWL; encoded by the coding sequence ATGGCTACCATCCGAGACTATGCCCAGCTGGCAAAGGACATCTTGTCCCACGTCGGCGGACAAGAGAACATCATTAGTTTTACCCGTTGTGCCACGCGCCTGCGCCTGGTTTTAAAAGAGGTTCCCGATTCTGCTGCCGACCAGATTAAATCCCTGCCCGGTGTCATCACTGTCGTGATCAGTGGCGGTCAGTTTCAGGTCGTTATTGGCACCCACGTTGCCGATGTGTACGAAAGCTTGTCAGGCCTGGTTGACCAGAGCCTGCTGCAAAACAGTGGCAACAAGGTACGTATTTTCGATGCCGTTATCGCATCGATGTCCGCCATCTTTGCCCCAATCATTTTTGTCCTCGCCGCAGCCGGTATCCTGCAGGGCGCGCTGATCGTTACCCGCCATTTTGCACCGGGCGTCAGTGAGAGCGGTACTTTCGCAGTACTGAACTTTATGTCCTGGACACCGTTTGTGTTCCTTCCTGTGTTCATCGCCATGACGGCCGCCAAACATTTTCGCTGTAACCCTTTTATTGCGGTGCTGTGCAGCTGTGCGCTGATCAACCCTTCATGGGGTGAGATCGCCGCCCAAATAGCCAACGGCGAGCTCATCACCTTCTTGTCGATCCCTTTGGCTAAAACCGTATACACCGCTTCCGTGTTACCGCCGATTTTCATGGTGTGGGGCATGTCTTACGTGGAACGCTTTGCCAAACGTGTCATTCCGGCCGTGGTCAGCGAACTGTTCACGCCGCTGGTCTGTATGCTGGTGATGGTCCCTCTGACTCTGATCCTGATTGGTCCGGTGACCAGCGCTGCCGCGAGCGGTATTGCAGCGAGTTATAACTGGCTATTTGATACCTTCCCGCCACTGGCTGCTGCTCTGGTGGGTGGTGTCTGGCAGATGATCGTGGTGTTTGGTGTGCACTGGGGTATTACACCCGTCGTCATTTCCAACTTCGATACCTATGGCCGCGACTCATTCCAGGCCTTCCAGTCAATCGCCGTGATTGCCCAGATGGCCGCTGCATTTGCCGTCGGCTTTAAGTCACGCAATAAACTGTTCAAAACCACCTCGTTTCTCAGCAGGTATTACCGGGATCTTCGGGATTACCGAGCCAGCGCTGTACGGTGTCACGCTACGTCTGAAAAAACCGTTTATGTGCGGTTGTATCGGTGGTGCGATTGGCGCTGTCGTCACCAGCCTGTTTGGCAGCTACTACTACGCTTATGCGGGTCTGCCTGGCCTGCTGACGATTGTCAACGCCATCAGTCCGGAGAACCCGATGTCCTTTATCGGCCTGCTGGCGGGTGTTGCGACTGCAATTGTCGTCACCACCACACTGGTGTACATGATTGGCTTTGA
- a CDS encoding LysE family translocator, whose amino-acid sequence MNTALLGMFIPTFFFVSITPGMCMTLALTLGMSIGYKRTLWMMIGELVGVAVVAVSAVVGIAAIMLNYPWLFVAFKTVGAAYLFYLGIQMWLSKGKLALSAETGAVYQGSQWGLVVQGFVTAIANPKGWAFMISLLPPFIDQSASLAPQLIFLVSIIMVSEFICMTLYATGGKGLKRALSKSQNVRLMNRIAGSLMMGVGIWLFVS is encoded by the coding sequence ATGAATACCGCCCTGCTCGGCATGTTTATTCCGACCTTTTTCTTTGTTTCCATTACTCCGGGAATGTGCATGACGTTAGCACTGACTCTGGGAATGAGTATTGGATACAAACGCACCCTGTGGATGATGATTGGTGAGCTGGTCGGTGTGGCGGTGGTCGCTGTCTCCGCTGTGGTCGGTATTGCCGCCATCATGCTTAACTATCCATGGCTGTTTGTGGCCTTTAAAACGGTAGGCGCTGCTTATCTGTTCTACCTTGGCATTCAGATGTGGCTATCCAAAGGCAAGCTGGCCCTCAGCGCCGAAACCGGAGCCGTATACCAAGGCAGTCAATGGGGCCTGGTGGTGCAGGGATTTGTCACCGCAATCGCTAACCCAAAAGGCTGGGCATTTATGATCTCGCTGCTGCCTCCCTTTATCGATCAGTCCGCCAGCCTGGCGCCGCAGCTGATATTTCTGGTCTCTATCATCATGGTATCCGAATTTATCTGTATGACGCTGTACGCTACCGGAGGAAAAGGGCTGAAACGTGCGCTGAGTAAATCCCAGAATGTACGCCTGATGAATCGAATCGCCGGCTCACTGATGATGGGTGTGGGGATCTGGCTTTTCGTCAGCTGA
- a CDS encoding thioesterase family protein, with protein sequence MNELMNDFPVVTEIPVAWGEMDALQHVNNVVYFRYFETARIDYFHHINLMDELARDNIGPVLSETHSRYKLPVTYPDTLLVGSRVCDVQSDRFSMEYQIVSKKLGKVTTTGTATVVMFDFNHGSKAQLPDSIVSAIRHLQS encoded by the coding sequence ATGAACGAGCTGATGAATGACTTCCCGGTTGTCACTGAGATCCCGGTCGCCTGGGGAGAGATGGATGCGCTGCAACACGTCAATAATGTGGTCTATTTCCGTTATTTCGAAACCGCACGTATCGATTATTTCCACCATATCAACCTGATGGATGAACTCGCCCGGGACAACATCGGTCCTGTGCTGAGCGAAACCCATAGCCGTTACAAGCTCCCGGTAACCTATCCGGACACCCTGCTGGTTGGATCCAGAGTCTGCGATGTCCAATCCGACCGCTTTAGCATGGAATATCAGATTGTCAGTAAGAAACTCGGTAAAGTGACCACCACAGGCACAGCAACGGTGGTGATGTTTGATTTTAACCACGGCAGCAAAGCACAATTGCCGGACAGCATCGTCAGCGCCATTCGTCACCTGCAAAGCTAA
- a CDS encoding LysR family transcriptional regulator, producing the protein MLAERASQMVMFAALIKHQSFTAAARSLGVSVSHVSKQLAQLEASVGMKLVQRTTRSFTVTEAGQAFYRHSEQLVALVSDAQSEIDSQREEVSGLLRLGLSQSFGSLHILPALQELTELYPSLKVEVHLFDGKIDMLSEGLDLWITSNEHLPEGYVARRLADCQFVVAASPEYLLHHDTPQTPYDLQTHNCLIYRSWERDYTSWAFRQDEQQLNIKVAGNYSVDLAEAVREAAVAGWGIAYLATYLIRDEFRNGQLIQLLPDWRACQNMPFYAVYPSRKHLPKKTSAVISFLKQRIGEPCYWDARLAPYVRL; encoded by the coding sequence GTGTTAGCCGAACGTGCCAGCCAGATGGTGATGTTTGCCGCACTGATTAAACATCAGAGCTTTACCGCTGCCGCGCGCAGCCTCGGGGTATCGGTGTCGCATGTCAGTAAGCAGTTGGCTCAGCTTGAGGCTTCGGTTGGGATGAAACTGGTGCAGCGCACCACGCGCAGTTTTACTGTCACGGAAGCCGGGCAGGCGTTTTATCGGCACAGCGAGCAGCTGGTGGCGCTGGTCAGTGATGCCCAGAGCGAGATCGATAGTCAGCGTGAGGAAGTTTCCGGCCTGCTGCGCCTTGGTTTGTCCCAGTCATTTGGCAGCTTACATATACTGCCGGCATTGCAAGAGCTGACAGAGCTGTATCCGAGCCTGAAGGTGGAAGTGCATCTGTTTGATGGCAAGATCGATATGCTCAGTGAAGGGCTGGATTTGTGGATTACCAGTAATGAGCATTTACCGGAGGGATACGTTGCCCGCCGTCTGGCCGATTGTCAGTTTGTGGTGGCCGCTTCTCCGGAATACTTGCTGCATCACGATACCCCGCAGACGCCTTATGACTTACAGACCCACAACTGCCTGATTTACCGTAGCTGGGAACGTGACTACACCAGCTGGGCCTTTCGACAGGACGAGCAACAGCTCAATATTAAGGTGGCCGGCAACTACTCGGTTGATTTGGCCGAAGCGGTACGCGAAGCGGCGGTCGCCGGTTGGGGCATTGCTTATCTGGCGACCTATCTGATTCGCGATGAGTTCCGTAATGGCCAGCTGATTCAGCTGCTGCCGGACTGGCGGGCGTGTCAGAATATGCCGTTCTATGCAGTCTACCCCAGCCGCAAGCATTTGCCGAAAAAGACCTCAGCGGTCATCAGTTTCCTTAAGCAGCGTATTGGTGAGCCCTGTTATTGGGATGCCCGGCTTGCGCCTTATGTGCGCCTCTGA
- a CDS encoding PTS glucose transporter subunit IIA produces MSFIGLLAGVATAIVVTTTLVYMIGFEDPQSESDPKPKAQTSEPQPAAQPVAKALTLLSPANGARIALSSVNDESFAQKLLGDGIAIVPSEGLITAPCDAEVSSVIESQHAVGLTCSNGAELLIHVGLDTVNLKGQYFKTLVSVGQKVRAGDALIEFDKQPIEQAGYDLTTPFIILNSDEFSLQFLADDGQITTGQPMIQMS; encoded by the coding sequence ATGTCCTTTATCGGCCTGCTGGCGGGTGTTGCGACTGCAATTGTCGTCACCACCACACTGGTGTACATGATTGGCTTTGAAGATCCTCAGTCTGAATCAGACCCGAAACCAAAAGCACAAACCAGCGAGCCCCAACCTGCTGCGCAACCGGTAGCCAAAGCTCTGACCCTGCTCAGCCCGGCCAACGGTGCCCGCATTGCCCTGAGCTCAGTTAATGATGAAAGCTTTGCGCAGAAACTGCTTGGTGATGGCATTGCCATCGTGCCCAGTGAAGGATTGATCACCGCACCCTGTGACGCAGAAGTCTCTTCAGTTATCGAAAGCCAGCACGCCGTCGGCCTGACCTGTAGCAATGGTGCCGAGCTGCTGATCCATGTTGGCCTCGATACCGTCAATCTCAAAGGACAATACTTTAAAACTCTGGTTAGTGTCGGCCAGAAAGTACGGGCCGGTGATGCCCTGATTGAATTCGACAAACAACCGATTGAACAAGCCGGTTACGATCTCACTACGCCGTTCATTATTCTCAACAGTGACGAGTTTTCACTGCAGTTTCTCGCTGATGACGGCCAGATCACTACCGGTCAACCTATGATTCAAATGTCTTAA
- a CDS encoding recombinase family protein, with amino-acid sequence MTQYTYSRFSPRNPDFQRNKQALQAAFPAAIHIEDSARGRMAPLERPDFAALLAALQPGDVLIVNWLSSISRDFQLCQQVIAQLLEKRVTLQTHQPALVIQPDSESATTVLAMLQGYALADTRHRLQAAELSRQVLRDDPKAWQEKFRGRPADTQKHQQIAALLLEGKTLDEVAQSCQCSLSTVKRVKSKIRHFDESDSLRYRTKKPANH; translated from the coding sequence ATGACCCAATATACCTATTCACGCTTTTCTCCGCGTAATCCGGATTTTCAGCGTAATAAGCAAGCGTTGCAGGCTGCGTTTCCCGCAGCGATTCATATCGAAGATTCAGCCCGCGGCCGGATGGCTCCGTTGGAACGACCCGATTTCGCCGCTCTGCTGGCGGCGCTTCAGCCCGGCGATGTATTGATCGTCAACTGGCTGTCGAGCATCAGCCGTGACTTCCAGTTATGTCAGCAAGTGATTGCCCAGCTGTTAGAAAAGCGAGTCACACTGCAAACCCACCAGCCTGCACTGGTCATCCAGCCTGACAGTGAAAGCGCTACAACCGTATTGGCAATGCTGCAAGGTTACGCATTAGCTGATACCCGCCACAGACTGCAAGCGGCAGAGTTGAGCCGGCAAGTGCTACGCGACGATCCTAAAGCCTGGCAGGAAAAATTCCGCGGTCGTCCGGCGGACACACAAAAGCACCAGCAGATAGCCGCCTTGTTACTGGAGGGCAAGACGCTCGACGAAGTCGCACAAAGCTGTCAGTGCAGTTTGTCGACCGTCAAGCGGGTCAAGAGTAAAATCCGCCATTTTGATGAATCCGACTCACTGCGCTACCGGACCAAGAAACCCGCCAACCATTAA
- a CDS encoding NupC/NupG family nucleoside CNT transporter — MSSLIGVGAILVIAWLLSTDRKNIRLRTVGLAFALQVLFALLVLYVPAGKEALNTVTQSVSNLINYGQEGINFMFGGIATGSVGFVFAINVLGIIIFFSALISGLYHIGLMPRIINLIGGGIQKLLGTGRAESLSATANIFVGMVEAPLVVKPYLKQMSDSQFFAVMTCGLASVAGGTLVGYASLGVDLGYLIAAAFMSAPAGLLMAKLLVPEQEPLQAQAQDLKPEMPQATNVVEAVADGAMSGLRIAVAVGATLLAFVSVIAMLNGLLGWVGDLFGMQLSFELLLGYLFAPLAWLIGVPWNEAMVAGSLIGNKIVVNEFVAFIQLMDVKSQLSVHSQAIVTFALCGFANISSMAILIGGLGSLIPERRPFIAQYGFRAIAAGVLANLMSAAIAGVILSL, encoded by the coding sequence ATGTCTTCTCTTATTGGTGTTGGCGCAATTCTGGTGATTGCGTGGTTACTTTCTACTGACAGAAAAAATATTCGGCTGCGTACCGTGGGCCTGGCCTTTGCGCTGCAGGTTCTGTTCGCGCTGCTGGTACTGTACGTACCGGCAGGTAAAGAGGCCCTGAATACAGTAACGCAGAGTGTATCGAACCTGATCAACTATGGTCAGGAAGGTATCAACTTTATGTTTGGTGGGATTGCGACCGGCAGTGTCGGTTTTGTTTTTGCCATCAACGTGTTGGGTATCATTATTTTCTTCTCGGCGCTGATTTCCGGCTTGTACCACATTGGCCTGATGCCGCGTATCATCAACCTGATCGGTGGTGGTATTCAGAAACTGCTGGGCACTGGCCGCGCGGAATCTTTGTCTGCCACAGCCAACATTTTCGTCGGTATGGTTGAAGCGCCTCTGGTGGTTAAACCTTACCTGAAACAGATGAGCGATTCGCAGTTCTTTGCGGTGATGACCTGTGGTCTGGCTTCTGTTGCGGGGGGCACTCTGGTCGGCTACGCGTCCCTGGGTGTGGATCTTGGCTACCTGATTGCGGCTGCGTTTATGTCAGCGCCAGCTGGTCTGCTGATGGCGAAACTGCTGGTTCCGGAGCAGGAGCCGTTGCAGGCTCAGGCACAAGATCTTAAACCTGAAATGCCGCAAGCGACCAACGTGGTGGAAGCGGTCGCAGATGGTGCGATGTCTGGTCTGCGCATTGCGGTTGCCGTTGGTGCAACTCTGCTGGCGTTTGTCAGTGTTATTGCGATGCTGAATGGCCTTTTAGGCTGGGTAGGCGATCTGTTCGGCATGCAGCTGAGCTTTGAGCTGCTGCTTGGCTACCTGTTTGCGCCTCTGGCATGGTTAATTGGCGTGCCATGGAACGAAGCCATGGTGGCTGGTTCGCTGATCGGTAACAAGATTGTGGTGAACGAGTTTGTGGCCTTTATCCAGCTGATGGATGTGAAGAGTCAGCTGAGCGTGCACTCTCAGGCCATCGTGACCTTTGCTCTGTGTGGTTTTGCCAACATCTCCAGTATGGCGATCCTGATTGGCGGCCTGGGTAGTCTTATTCCTGAACGCCGTCCTTTTATCGCGCAATACGGTTTCCGCGCGATTGCAGCCGGTGTACTGGCTAACCTGATGAGTGCGGCAATTGCTGGTGTGATTTTGTCACTGTAA